The following proteins come from a genomic window of Dongia rigui:
- a CDS encoding substrate-binding domain-containing protein, with translation MNKFSVLVAAAALALSASPALAKKQLVIVVKGLDNPFFEAINQGCQKWNKENPTSEYECFYTGPASTSDEAGEAQIVQDMLGKADTVAMAISPSNAKLIAQTLKTAAPSIPIMTLDADLAAEDSALRKTYLGTDNYLMGYRIGEYIKEKKPNGGTFCSIQGNPGADNILRRAQGTRDALSGQKGLPALKGEGGWTEVDGCPIFTNDDGAKGVQGMTDILAANPKLDAFAIEGGWPLFGAPQPYRDLVKPLADRIASGDFVISAADTIGDEVAIAKEGLVTALVGQRPFEMGYKAPSVMIDLIEGKKVDDPVFTGLDECTKDTVDTCIQK, from the coding sequence ATGAATAAGTTTTCGGTACTCGTTGCCGCCGCCGCCTTGGCCCTGAGTGCCAGCCCGGCCTTGGCGAAGAAGCAGTTGGTCATCGTGGTCAAGGGCCTCGACAACCCCTTCTTCGAAGCCATCAACCAGGGCTGCCAGAAGTGGAACAAGGAAAACCCGACATCGGAATATGAGTGCTTCTATACCGGCCCCGCCTCGACCTCTGACGAAGCCGGCGAAGCGCAGATCGTGCAGGACATGCTCGGCAAGGCCGACACGGTCGCGATGGCGATCTCGCCGTCGAATGCCAAGCTCATCGCCCAAACCCTGAAAACGGCGGCGCCGTCGATTCCGATCATGACGCTCGATGCCGATCTTGCCGCGGAAGACTCGGCGCTGCGCAAGACCTATCTCGGCACCGACAATTATCTGATGGGCTATCGGATCGGCGAGTACATCAAGGAGAAGAAGCCCAATGGCGGCACCTTCTGCTCGATCCAGGGCAATCCGGGTGCGGATAACATCCTGCGCCGCGCCCAGGGCACGCGCGATGCGCTCTCTGGCCAGAAGGGCCTCCCGGCCTTGAAGGGCGAAGGCGGTTGGACCGAAGTCGACGGTTGCCCGATCTTCACCAATGACGACGGCGCCAAGGGCGTGCAGGGGATGACCGACATCCTCGCTGCCAACCCGAAGCTCGATGCGTTCGCGATCGAAGGCGGCTGGCCGCTCTTTGGCGCACCGCAGCCCTACCGCGATCTGGTCAAGCCGCTTGCCGACCGCATCGCCAGCGGTGACTTCGTCATCTCCGCCGCCGACACGATCGGCGACGAAGTGGCGATCGCCAAGGAAGGCCTGGTGACGGCGCTGGTCGGCCAGCGTCCGTTCGAAATGGGCTACAAGGCGCCGAGCGTTATGATCGACCTCATCGAAGGCAAGAAGGTCGATGATCCGGTCTTCACCGGCCTCGATGAATGCACCAAGGATACGGTCGACACCTGCATCCAGAAGTAA
- a CDS encoding FadR/GntR family transcriptional regulator yields MAQNRYRPIRTTATRTAGARMGQEQIVRAMGVAILRGDYPEGALLPAEADLMAQFGISRTVLREVLKTLAAKGLVVSKTRVGTKVRAQVDWNMFDSDLLGWRIDLGMDLRFLNSLYEIRLAVEPAASALAALRRSDESLARMRALIDEFRQPGHTRSTFAEVDLALHLEIAAASGNPFMRSVGAIIEAALMASFVDSAPVADQTRLSHSTEDHAAIVEAIAKGDATAAAAAMTAVIEDGRKNRALLLQQGSGAKPA; encoded by the coding sequence GTGGCGCAGAACAGATATCGGCCGATCCGGACCACCGCGACGCGGACGGCCGGCGCCCGCATGGGCCAGGAACAGATCGTCCGCGCCATGGGTGTCGCCATCCTGCGCGGCGACTATCCGGAAGGTGCCCTGCTGCCGGCCGAGGCCGACCTGATGGCCCAGTTCGGCATCTCGCGCACGGTGTTGCGCGAAGTGCTGAAGACGCTGGCCGCCAAAGGGCTCGTCGTCTCCAAGACGCGCGTCGGCACCAAGGTGCGTGCCCAGGTCGATTGGAACATGTTCGATTCCGATCTCCTTGGCTGGCGCATCGATCTCGGCATGGATCTCAGATTTCTCAACAGCCTTTATGAAATCCGCCTCGCCGTCGAACCGGCGGCAAGCGCCCTGGCGGCATTGCGCCGCAGCGACGAAAGCCTTGCGCGCATGCGCGCTCTCATTGACGAATTCCGCCAGCCCGGCCATACCCGCTCGACATTCGCCGAAGTGGATCTGGCGCTGCATCTCGAAATCGCCGCGGCTTCTGGCAATCCCTTCATGCGTTCCGTGGGCGCCATCATCGAGGCGGCCTTGATGGCAAGCTTTGTCGATTCGGCACCCGTGGCTGACCAGACGCGCCTCTCGCATTCGACCGAGGACCATGCCGCCATTGTCGAGGCCATCGCCAAGGGCGACGCGACCGCCGCTGCGGCTGCCATGACGGCCGTGATCGAAGACGGGCGCAAGAACCGAGCCTTGCTGCTGCAGCAAGGTAGCGGCGCCAAGCCGGCCTGA